In Dromaius novaehollandiae isolate bDroNov1 chromosome 2, bDroNov1.hap1, whole genome shotgun sequence, one DNA window encodes the following:
- the MC4R gene encoding melanocortin receptor 4, with amino-acid sequence MNFTQQRGTLQPLHFWNHSYRPHGGASEPNAKGHSSGGCYEQLFVSPGVFVTLGIISLLENILVIVAIAKNKNLHSPMYFFICSLAVADMLVSVSNGSETIVITLLNSTDTDAQSFTINIDNVIDSVICSSLLASICSLLSIAVDRYFTIFYALQYHNIMTVKRVGVIITCIWAACTVSGILFIIYSDSSVVIICLISMFFTMLILMASLYVHMFMMARMHIKKIAVLPGTGPIRQGANMKGAITLTILIGVFVVCWAPFFLHLIFYISCPYNPYCVCFMSHFNFYLILIMCNSIIDPLIYAFRSQELRKTFKEIICCCSLRGLCDLPGKY; translated from the coding sequence ATGAATTTCACCCAGCAGCGTGGGACCCTTCAGCCTCTCCACTTCTGGAACCATAGCTACAGACCGCACGGAGGTGCCAGCGAGCCAAACGCCAAGGGCCACTCCTCAGGAGGCTGCTACGAGCAACTCTTTGTTTCCCCCGGAGTGTTTGTGACTCTGGGCATCATCAGCTTGCTGGAGAACATCTTGGTTATTGTGGCGATAGCCAAGAACAAGAACCTCCATTCGCCCATGTACTTCTTCATCTGTAGCCTGGCAGTGGCTGACATGCTAGTGAGTGTATCCAACGGATCAGAAACTATTGTCATCACGCTGCTAAACAGCACAGACACAGATGCACAGAGCTTTACCATAAACATTGACAATGTCATTGACTCAGTGATTTGCAGTTCCCTGCTTGCGTCAATTTGCAGTCTCCTCTCAATAGCAGTGGACAGGTATTTTACTATCTTTTATGCCCTCCAGTACCATAACATCATGACGGTGAAGCGTGTAGGGGTCATCATTACGTGCATCTGGGCTGCTTGCACAGTGTCAGGCATTTTGTTCATCATTTACTCTGACAGCAGTGTTGTCATCATCTGCCTTATCAGTATGTTCTTCACCATGCTCATTCTCATGGCCTCCCTCTACGTCCACATGTTCATGATGGCCCGGATGCATATCAAAAAGATTGCGGTTCTTCCGGGAACTGGCCCTATTCGCCAAGGGGCCAACATGAAAGGGGCCATCACTCTCACCATCCTGATTGGAGTTTTTGTTGTGTGCTGGGCACCATTTTTCTTGCACCTGATCTTCTACATCTCCTGCCCCTACAACCCGTACTGTGTGTGCTTCATGTCCCACTTTAACTTTTATCTCATCCTCATCATGTGCAATTCCATCATTGATCCACTTATCTATGCATTCCGGAGTCAGGAGCTCAGAAAAACATTCAAGGAGATTATATGCTGCTGTAGTTTAAGAGGGCTTTGTGATTTGCCTGGCAAATATTAA